One part of the Sporosarcina ureae genome encodes these proteins:
- a CDS encoding NCS2 family permease: MKKYFEFEKLGTNYRREIIGGITTFLAMAYILAVNPIMLSLDVVPDLPDSMRMDKGAVFVATALAAAVGTLFMGLIARYPIGLAPGMGLNAFFAFTVVLTYGIPWQTGLTGVLFSGLIFIVLSLTGLREMIINAIPAQLKFAVGAGIGLFITFLGLQNANIIVGDENTLVGLGDLTAGPTLLTIFGLVITIIMMVRKIKGAIFYGMIMTTVLGMAVSLIDIPHKVVDKIPSVAPTFGAAFDAIINDPGSLMTTQFLVIVITFLFVDFFDTAGTLVAVATQAGLMKEDRLPRAGNALLADSLATVTGAIMGTSTTTSYIESTAGVAAGARTGFASIVTALLFLLALFFSPLLLVITPAVTAPALIIVGVLMVSTLGNIEWTRFEIAVPAFFTIIAMPLTYSIATGIAIGFVFYPITMLVSGRRKEIHPIMYGLFVIFILYFIYIK, from the coding sequence ATGAAAAAATATTTTGAGTTTGAGAAACTAGGCACTAACTATCGTCGTGAAATCATCGGTGGAATTACTACATTTTTAGCCATGGCATATATTTTAGCGGTTAATCCGATCATGTTATCTTTAGACGTTGTACCCGACCTACCTGATTCCATGCGAATGGATAAAGGCGCCGTGTTCGTTGCAACGGCACTTGCGGCTGCTGTCGGAACTTTATTTATGGGCTTAATTGCCAGGTATCCGATTGGGTTGGCGCCGGGAATGGGATTGAATGCATTCTTCGCTTTCACAGTAGTATTGACGTATGGCATTCCTTGGCAAACGGGATTGACTGGCGTATTGTTCTCCGGATTAATCTTTATCGTTCTCTCATTAACTGGTTTACGCGAGATGATCATCAATGCCATACCCGCACAACTGAAATTTGCGGTAGGGGCAGGTATAGGTTTATTCATTACGTTCCTTGGTCTGCAAAATGCAAATATCATTGTAGGGGATGAAAACACGTTGGTAGGCTTGGGTGATTTAACAGCTGGTCCAACCTTATTAACAATCTTCGGGTTAGTAATCACGATCATAATGATGGTGCGGAAAATCAAAGGTGCTATTTTCTACGGTATGATTATGACAACTGTTTTAGGTATGGCGGTCAGTCTAATAGACATTCCGCACAAAGTAGTAGATAAAATCCCATCGGTCGCTCCGACATTCGGCGCTGCATTCGACGCAATCATCAATGATCCAGGTTCATTGATGACAACACAATTCCTTGTTATTGTCATCACATTCCTTTTCGTAGACTTCTTTGATACTGCAGGAACGCTAGTTGCAGTAGCTACGCAAGCAGGTCTGATGAAGGAAGATCGTCTTCCACGTGCTGGTAATGCATTGCTTGCAGATTCATTGGCGACAGTAACGGGAGCAATAATGGGTACATCCACAACTACTTCTTATATTGAATCAACTGCGGGAGTCGCAGCAGGTGCTAGAACAGGGTTTGCTTCTATTGTAACGGCCTTATTGTTCTTGCTAGCCTTATTCTTCTCTCCTTTACTACTGGTCATCACGCCTGCAGTTACGGCTCCTGCTTTAATTATCGTAGGGGTGTTGATGGTATCGACATTGGGTAATATTGAATGGACACGTTTTGAAATTGCGGTGCCTGCATTCTTTACGATTATCGCTATGCCGTTGACGTATAGTATCGCAACAGGAATCGCGATCGGCTTCGTTTTCTATCCAATTACTATGCTAGTAAGCGGCAGACGAAAAGAGATCCATCCGATTATGTACGGGTTATTTGTGATTTTCATTTTGTATTTCATTTATATCAAATAA
- the guaA gene encoding glutamine-hydrolyzing GMP synthase produces MSNAPVLAGQEKIVVLDYGSKYNQLFTRTIREFGVYSELHAHTTTIEEIKEMNPVGIVLSGGAASVGDEQAYDIDPAIFTLGIPVLGISYGTQLIVNHFGGTVEKSTNSENKEETLTVETASALFAGLTEQQNVWVSHSSNVVELPEGFIASAKDSAGNIAAISNDDQQVYAIQFHPEDHRSENGKDFLRNFVFEICKASGDWTMDRFIEIEIEKIRSTVGDRKVLCALSGGVDSSVVAALIDRAIGDQLTCIFVDHGLLRKGEVESVVKTFSEQFSMNFIKVDARERFLKKLEGITEPEQKRKIIGNEFIYVFDEESAKLDGIKYLAQGTIYADIIESGTATSATIKSHHNVGGLPEDMDFELIEPLRALFKDEVRAVGAELGLPEEIVNRQPFPGPGLGVRVLGEITEDKLNIVRDADYILREEIAIAGLDRSIWQYFAVLPNIRSVGVRNEQRSYDYAIGIRAVHSVDGMTADWARIPFDVLAKISTRITAEVDQVNRVVYDITAKPPGTIEWE; encoded by the coding sequence TTGTCAAACGCTCCTGTATTAGCTGGACAAGAAAAAATTGTAGTTCTCGATTACGGCAGTAAATATAATCAGCTCTTCACGCGTACAATTCGTGAATTTGGTGTGTATAGTGAGTTGCACGCACATACAACAACTATTGAAGAAATCAAAGAAATGAATCCAGTCGGTATCGTGCTTTCAGGCGGTGCAGCATCTGTTGGAGACGAGCAAGCGTATGATATCGATCCGGCAATATTCACATTGGGCATTCCTGTGCTGGGTATCAGCTACGGAACACAGTTAATTGTCAATCATTTTGGCGGTACTGTAGAAAAGAGTACAAATAGCGAAAATAAAGAAGAGACGTTAACAGTGGAAACTGCATCTGCATTGTTTGCTGGTTTAACAGAGCAACAAAATGTTTGGGTAAGTCACAGCTCTAACGTTGTGGAATTGCCTGAAGGCTTCATTGCATCTGCAAAAGACTCTGCTGGTAATATTGCAGCAATTTCAAATGATGATCAGCAAGTTTATGCGATTCAATTCCATCCAGAAGATCACCGTTCAGAGAACGGCAAAGATTTCCTACGTAATTTTGTTTTTGAAATTTGTAAAGCATCGGGCGATTGGACGATGGATCGTTTCATTGAAATTGAAATAGAAAAAATCCGTTCAACGGTTGGCGATCGTAAAGTACTTTGTGCGCTAAGTGGCGGCGTAGATTCTTCAGTAGTAGCTGCTCTGATCGACCGTGCAATCGGTGATCAATTGACATGTATTTTTGTTGATCATGGTTTGCTTCGTAAAGGCGAAGTTGAAAGTGTCGTTAAGACCTTCAGTGAACAGTTCAGCATGAACTTTATTAAAGTGGATGCGCGTGAACGTTTCTTGAAGAAGCTTGAAGGTATTACAGAGCCTGAACAAAAACGTAAAATTATCGGCAATGAATTCATTTACGTATTCGACGAAGAATCCGCTAAATTGGATGGCATCAAGTATTTAGCACAAGGTACGATCTATGCAGATATTATCGAAAGTGGTACTGCAACTTCAGCAACTATTAAATCTCACCATAATGTGGGCGGTTTGCCTGAAGATATGGACTTCGAGTTAATCGAACCATTACGTGCATTATTTAAAGATGAAGTACGTGCAGTTGGAGCAGAGCTTGGTTTGCCTGAAGAAATCGTTAATCGTCAACCTTTCCCTGGTCCAGGACTTGGAGTTCGTGTACTTGGTGAGATTACAGAAGATAAGCTCAATATTGTTCGCGATGCAGACTATATTTTGCGTGAAGAAATTGCAATAGCTGGCCTAGATCGTTCAATCTGGCAGTACTTCGCGGTATTACCGAATATCCGTAGTGTGGGTGTTCGCAATGAACAGCGTTCGTACGACTATGCAATCGGAATCAGAGCAGTTCATTCTGTAGACGGTATGACAGCTGACTGGGCTCGTATCCCATTTGATGTGCTGGCTAAAATCAGTACACGAATTACAGCAGAAGTTGACCAAGTCAATCGCGTAGTTTATGACATTACAGCAAAACCACCGGGCACTATTGAGTGGGAATAA
- a CDS encoding transglutaminase-like domain-containing protein, with the protein MKKQTLDWKVLIFLYALSTVLLWEWFIPIMDLTDFGHPSLFIIYLVLFFTLALLRLPWWISGAVQIFYVLWAIHYMYLDRLWISIQTTGEIVADVQRNILFLIQGDLGELSNLFRTLLLFTLVWMIAYLLRHWIEVRRSMMMFFGFTVVFVSILDTFTPYDATSSIVRIMIVGLLIIGYLTLIKLSDDGALSLRPKRLLLLSLPVLLIVVSVGLLSKNAPVHPPAWPDPVPYLLSLSGVEDNDSDKGLASAGYDPDDSQLGGAFVQDHQLVFEATVDERQYWRIETKDTYTSKGWEQVQENNKELLFTGEDLVDLPEKSEMSKAMLLFAEPLPFLATPYGTNKVSSPEGLHLMHEVAANRLYLLMGLQEKVNQYELEFTQPEYVMSELQEPEMVNYETVAEDMSHFVQLPESFPDRVKELALSITKNETAVYDKVKAVEQYFKKNGFVYDTQNVPVPDDDQDYVDQFLFDTKKGYCDNFSTSMAVMLRSAGIPTRWVKGFAPGKVAIEASGENVYRVTNDEAHSWVEAYIPEIGWMPFEPTLGFTHPTDIEFDIPSVDPEEEEIKQPIKPEVEKEKVAPKKINKSPLFDAFKQKLTWWFSQWWLYALLLALIIIASIVLYSRRSNWLPKWRVQQLRKQPNGREKFEQQYTQLLQQLARIGAPKDTAMTLSNYAVLIDERFVGNRMKVLTNAYERGIYGNDWQSQEWDKLNEVWEDLIISTTY; encoded by the coding sequence ATGAAGAAACAAACATTGGATTGGAAAGTGCTTATTTTTTTGTACGCACTCAGCACCGTATTGCTATGGGAATGGTTTATCCCCATTATGGATTTAACTGATTTTGGACATCCTTCTTTATTCATTATCTATTTGGTGCTTTTTTTCACATTGGCATTACTTCGACTGCCATGGTGGATCAGTGGCGCGGTTCAGATCTTTTATGTGTTATGGGCTATACATTATATGTATCTTGATCGATTATGGATATCTATACAGACGACAGGCGAAATAGTAGCAGACGTACAGCGGAACATCCTATTTCTGATCCAAGGAGATCTTGGTGAATTATCGAATTTATTCCGTACGTTATTATTGTTTACGCTAGTTTGGATGATAGCTTATTTACTTCGTCACTGGATTGAAGTTCGACGTAGTATGATGATGTTTTTCGGTTTTACGGTAGTTTTTGTCTCCATCTTGGATACGTTCACTCCATATGATGCAACTTCCTCGATTGTCAGAATTATGATTGTGGGCTTATTAATCATAGGGTACCTAACATTGATTAAATTGTCGGATGATGGAGCGTTGTCACTTCGTCCGAAACGACTACTTCTCCTTTCATTGCCGGTATTACTGATTGTTGTGTCTGTTGGGTTGCTTTCAAAAAATGCACCAGTACATCCTCCTGCTTGGCCTGATCCTGTACCGTACTTATTATCGTTAAGTGGAGTAGAAGATAATGATTCCGACAAAGGGCTAGCAAGCGCAGGGTATGACCCTGACGATTCGCAGCTAGGTGGCGCGTTCGTTCAAGATCATCAATTAGTGTTTGAAGCAACCGTAGATGAACGACAGTATTGGCGTATCGAAACGAAAGATACATATACGTCAAAGGGTTGGGAGCAAGTCCAAGAAAACAATAAAGAACTATTATTTACAGGTGAAGATCTGGTTGATCTCCCGGAGAAAAGTGAAATGTCAAAAGCCATGTTGTTATTTGCGGAACCACTCCCGTTTTTGGCTACCCCGTATGGAACCAACAAGGTTTCTTCACCAGAAGGGTTACATCTAATGCATGAAGTTGCTGCAAACCGATTGTATCTACTGATGGGACTTCAAGAGAAAGTAAATCAGTATGAATTGGAGTTTACACAACCGGAATATGTCATGTCTGAATTACAAGAACCCGAAATGGTGAACTATGAGACGGTAGCGGAAGACATGAGTCATTTCGTCCAACTTCCAGAGAGTTTCCCTGATCGAGTCAAAGAACTTGCGTTATCAATCACGAAAAACGAAACTGCTGTCTACGACAAAGTGAAGGCTGTTGAGCAGTATTTTAAAAAGAATGGTTTTGTTTATGATACGCAAAATGTTCCTGTGCCAGATGATGACCAAGATTATGTGGATCAATTTTTATTTGATACAAAAAAAGGTTATTGTGATAATTTTTCAACGTCTATGGCAGTCATGCTTCGGTCGGCAGGCATACCAACACGCTGGGTAAAAGGGTTTGCACCTGGTAAGGTGGCGATTGAAGCATCAGGGGAAAATGTCTATCGCGTAACAAATGATGAGGCGCATTCCTGGGTGGAAGCCTATATTCCTGAAATCGGCTGGATGCCATTTGAGCCGACATTAGGGTTTACACATCCGACAGATATTGAATTTGATATTCCAAGTGTTGATCCGGAAGAAGAGGAGATCAAACAGCCTATAAAACCAGAAGTGGAAAAAGAGAAAGTTGCTCCAAAGAAGATTAATAAATCCCCGTTATTTGATGCGTTTAAACAGAAGCTTACGTGGTGGTTCTCTCAGTGGTGGCTTTATGCACTGCTACTTGCGTTAATTATTATTGCAAGTATCGTACTGTATAGCCGAAGAAGCAATTGGTTACCGAAATGGCGTGTACAACAGCTTAGAAAGCAGCCAAACGGTCGCGAGAAGTTTGAACAGCAATATACACAGTTGTTACAACAATTAGCTCGTATCGGCGCACCAAAAGATACCGCAATGACACTCTCAAATTATGCCGTACTTATAGATGAACGATTTGTTGGAAATCGAATGAAAGTCTTAACTAATGCATATGAAAGAGGAATTTACGGGAATGATTGGCAGTCACAAGAGTGGGATAAGTTAAATGAAGTGTGGGAAGATTTAATTATTAGCACTACATATTGA
- a CDS encoding DUF58 domain-containing protein, which produces MKQLQSFGRFAGVIVIGAAAYAFAKFQGSFVSWFVFYTLIPFVTYSVLLFFYPLRDITIARHIDQHHVTRNGQVSIRVVLKRKLPFPLLYVVLMDKRVHAKREKVERNITLLGFRKTYEYTYLLKNVQRGEYTLPEVTIEVVDFFNWIQKRKVFTVRDNFLVYPSITTIVYESGSNGTSGGQQLSAYMLAKEATTSSSVREYAPGDRMSWIHWKSFARTSKLMTKEFDEQRSEQYTLVLDCGTSETFEDAVEFAASIVASARQNQSKLTMMTASDHPKVFPLIQSADQTRQALVHLAKIQSEDIQKIKLPVEKTISEGALLLITGNLRMEFIRNLLTHTRKASTITCFVMMADEKAAKTLEPIVKQVKTLGITVKLIYPSNRSSALNKAVTL; this is translated from the coding sequence ATGAAGCAGTTGCAATCATTCGGACGCTTCGCAGGTGTTATTGTCATTGGTGCGGCTGCGTATGCCTTTGCGAAATTTCAAGGGAGTTTCGTTAGCTGGTTTGTTTTCTACACGCTAATACCTTTCGTAACGTACTCCGTGCTTCTCTTCTTCTATCCGTTACGTGATATAACTATTGCACGACATATCGATCAACACCATGTTACGAGAAATGGACAAGTATCCATTCGGGTAGTTCTAAAAAGGAAACTACCCTTCCCTTTACTTTATGTTGTTCTTATGGATAAACGAGTGCACGCTAAACGCGAAAAAGTCGAACGGAACATCACGCTTCTAGGATTTCGAAAGACGTATGAGTACACCTATTTGCTTAAGAATGTTCAACGTGGAGAATATACTTTGCCGGAAGTGACAATAGAAGTAGTGGATTTTTTTAATTGGATTCAAAAAAGAAAAGTGTTTACCGTTCGAGATAATTTTTTGGTCTATCCAAGTATAACAACGATCGTCTATGAATCAGGATCGAATGGGACGAGTGGTGGTCAGCAACTTTCCGCGTATATGCTGGCAAAGGAGGCCACTACATCATCGAGCGTCAGGGAATATGCGCCAGGTGATCGAATGTCTTGGATTCATTGGAAGTCGTTTGCACGTACTTCGAAATTAATGACGAAGGAATTTGACGAACAGCGATCCGAACAATATACATTGGTACTGGATTGTGGAACATCCGAAACATTTGAAGATGCGGTGGAGTTTGCTGCATCAATTGTTGCATCCGCCAGACAGAATCAATCCAAGCTGACCATGATGACAGCTAGTGATCATCCGAAAGTTTTTCCGTTAATACAATCCGCTGATCAGACACGGCAAGCTTTAGTGCACCTCGCCAAAATTCAATCTGAAGACATACAAAAGATTAAGTTACCGGTAGAGAAAACCATATCTGAAGGTGCCTTGTTGCTTATTACAGGTAATCTTCGCATGGAGTTCATTCGTAATCTGTTGACGCATACGCGTAAGGCTTCCACAATAACTTGCTTTGTCATGATGGCAGATGAAAAGGCTGCGAAAACACTAGAACCTATTGTTAAGCAAGTGAAAACGCTTGGTATTACTGTGAAATTAATCTATCCGTCAAATCGTTCGTCGGCTTTAAATAAGGCGGTGACTCTATGA
- a CDS encoding AAA family ATPase, with translation MHAQWIERVLNNVEKVIVGKRDIAELSLTALLAGGHVLLEDVPGVGKTMLVRALATSIGAQFKRIQFTPDLLPSDVSGVSIYNPQTMQFEFRPGPLIGNIILADEINRTSPKTQAALLEGMEEASITVDGTTIQLPKPFFVMATQNPIEYEGTYPLPEAQLDRFIFKLKMGYPTKQQEIELLKRAERQTPIDEIEAILTVDELLELQHHVREVAVDDTIVSYIVDCADATRQHESVSLGVSPRGSMALMKACQAYAFIKGRTFVLPDDVQYLVTYAFTHRMILRPEAKYEGIDAEAIISRILDRLEVPVMRRSASL, from the coding sequence ATGCATGCACAATGGATCGAACGGGTATTGAACAACGTAGAAAAAGTTATTGTGGGAAAAAGGGATATAGCAGAATTAAGTTTGACCGCCTTACTCGCAGGGGGGCATGTGTTATTGGAAGATGTGCCGGGTGTCGGTAAGACGATGCTAGTAAGAGCGCTGGCTACCTCAATTGGCGCACAGTTTAAGCGGATTCAATTCACACCGGATTTATTGCCGTCGGATGTTTCGGGCGTATCTATTTACAATCCTCAGACAATGCAATTCGAATTTCGTCCAGGACCTTTAATAGGAAACATTATATTGGCGGATGAAATTAATCGGACATCACCGAAAACACAAGCTGCGTTGTTAGAAGGAATGGAAGAAGCTTCGATTACAGTAGATGGAACGACTATTCAATTACCGAAACCATTTTTCGTTATGGCGACACAAAATCCTATTGAATATGAGGGAACATACCCTCTGCCAGAAGCTCAGTTAGATCGCTTTATTTTCAAATTAAAGATGGGTTATCCGACGAAGCAACAAGAGATAGAATTATTAAAAAGAGCAGAAAGGCAAACGCCAATCGACGAGATCGAGGCTATTCTAACAGTGGATGAATTACTTGAATTACAACATCATGTGCGAGAAGTTGCGGTAGACGATACGATTGTTTCTTATATTGTGGATTGTGCAGATGCCACTCGTCAGCATGAATCAGTTTCATTAGGCGTGAGTCCACGTGGCTCGATGGCACTAATGAAAGCATGTCAGGCCTATGCATTCATAAAAGGACGGACGTTCGTGTTGCCGGACGATGTGCAATATTTAGTGACGTACGCATTTACCCATCGAATGATACTTCGCCCTGAAGCAAAATACGAAGGAATTGATGCAGAGGCAATCATTAGCCGTATTCTTGATCGTCTAGAAGTTCCGGTCATGCGCAGGTCGGCTTCTTTATGA
- the nadE gene encoding ammonia-dependent NAD(+) synthetase, which translates to MTLQQEIIQTLRVKPEIDPQQEIRTSIDFMKAYLKKNTFLLGFTLGISGGQDSTLVGKLAQMAIDELNEEAGEEKYRFYAIRLPYGVQFDEDDCQDALRFIRPSVVYSVDIKDAVDASERTMINAGIHITDFDKGNEKARERMKVQYSVAAVHHAVVLGSDHAAEAITGFYTKFGDGAADLMPIYRLNKRQGKQLLEALECPPHLYNKIPTADLEGNKPAIPDEVALGVSYDEIDDYLEGKEVSDEARKQIEGHYLKSAHKRHLPITIFDEFWK; encoded by the coding sequence TTGACATTGCAGCAAGAAATTATCCAGACATTACGTGTGAAGCCGGAAATCGACCCGCAGCAAGAGATCCGGACTTCCATTGATTTCATGAAGGCGTATTTGAAAAAGAATACATTTCTACTGGGATTCACCCTCGGTATTTCCGGTGGCCAAGACTCCACATTAGTTGGAAAGCTGGCGCAAATGGCGATTGATGAGTTGAATGAAGAAGCGGGAGAAGAAAAGTACCGCTTTTATGCGATCCGTTTACCGTACGGTGTGCAATTTGACGAAGACGACTGTCAAGATGCATTGCGTTTCATCAGACCGTCTGTTGTCTATTCAGTCGATATTAAAGATGCTGTAGATGCCAGTGAACGAACTATGATTAATGCTGGTATTCATATTACGGATTTTGATAAAGGAAATGAAAAAGCGCGTGAACGTATGAAGGTACAATATTCCGTAGCTGCTGTTCATCACGCCGTCGTTCTTGGTTCGGATCACGCTGCAGAAGCTATTACTGGTTTCTACACGAAATTTGGTGACGGGGCAGCTGATCTTATGCCGATCTACCGTTTGAATAAGCGCCAAGGGAAACAATTATTGGAGGCGCTAGAATGTCCTCCGCATTTATACAATAAAATCCCTACAGCCGATCTAGAAGGTAATAAACCTGCGATTCCGGACGAAGTGGCATTAGGTGTATCATACGATGAAATTGATGATTACCTCGAAGGCAAAGAAGTGTCAGATGAAGCGCGCAAGCAAATAGAAGGACATTATTTGAAATCAGCCCATAAACGACACTTGCCGATTACAATATTTGATGAATTTTGGAAATGA
- a CDS encoding nicotinate phosphoribosyltransferase gives MTSSYKDDSLALHTDLYQINMAESYWADGIHERKAVFEVYFRKIPFGNGYAVFSGLEHILTYLENFSFTESDLAYLHEELGFADDFLDYLKDIRFTGDVYSMKEGELVFANEPIIRIEANLIEAQLIETALLNIVNYQTLISTKASRIKQVVKDDIVMEFGSRRAHEMDAAVWGARAAVIGGVESTSNVRAGKLFGLDVSGTHAHSFVQAYKDEYTAFKVYAERHKDCVFLVDTYNTLKIGVPTAIKVAKELGDSINFIGVRLDSGDIAFLSKETRRMLDEAGFPDAKIVVSNDLDEYTILNLKAQGAQVDIWGIGTKLITAYDQPALGAVYKIVSIETSDGEMEDTIKISANVEKVTTPGRKKLYRIIDLENGKAEGDYITMHDEDPTKEGRIKMFHPVHTFISKFVTNFEAVNLHEKVIQDGEVIYKNPSVYEIREYAQQNLSLLWEEYKRSLNPEEYPVDLSQKCWDNKRRNIEEVHEMVENYTKQ, from the coding sequence ATGACTTCATCATACAAAGACGACAGCTTAGCGTTACACACAGACCTGTACCAGATCAATATGGCAGAATCATACTGGGCAGATGGTATCCACGAACGGAAAGCAGTATTCGAAGTATATTTCAGAAAAATTCCATTCGGCAACGGCTATGCAGTATTTTCTGGCCTTGAACATATCTTGACATATCTTGAGAATTTCTCATTCACTGAAAGCGACCTAGCCTATTTACATGAAGAACTAGGATTCGCAGATGATTTCCTAGACTATTTGAAAGACATCCGTTTCACCGGAGACGTTTACTCCATGAAAGAGGGAGAACTCGTTTTTGCGAATGAACCAATTATTCGGATTGAAGCAAATCTTATAGAAGCACAATTAATCGAGACAGCATTATTGAATATCGTGAACTATCAAACGTTGATCAGCACTAAAGCGAGCCGTATCAAGCAAGTAGTGAAAGATGATATCGTGATGGAGTTCGGTAGCCGACGTGCACATGAAATGGATGCCGCAGTTTGGGGCGCCCGGGCAGCTGTTATTGGCGGTGTAGAATCTACGAGTAACGTCCGTGCAGGAAAGTTATTTGGATTGGATGTTTCAGGTACACATGCGCATTCGTTTGTCCAAGCTTATAAAGATGAGTACACGGCATTTAAAGTCTATGCAGAGCGTCATAAAGACTGCGTATTCTTGGTGGATACGTACAATACATTAAAAATTGGTGTTCCGACAGCTATTAAAGTAGCAAAAGAGCTTGGTGACAGCATTAACTTCATCGGAGTGCGACTAGACAGCGGTGATATTGCATTCTTGTCAAAAGAAACTCGCCGTATGTTGGATGAAGCAGGTTTCCCGGACGCGAAAATTGTTGTATCCAATGATTTGGACGAGTACACAATTTTGAACTTGAAAGCACAAGGAGCACAAGTAGACATTTGGGGTATCGGTACGAAGTTAATTACGGCATACGATCAGCCGGCACTCGGAGCAGTCTATAAAATTGTTTCTATTGAAACGAGCGATGGCGAGATGGAGGATACGATTAAAATCTCAGCAAACGTAGAAAAAGTAACAACACCTGGACGTAAAAAACTGTACCGAATCATTGATCTTGAAAATGGTAAAGCGGAAGGCGACTATATTACGATGCACGACGAGGATCCCACAAAGGAAGGACGTATCAAAATGTTCCATCCTGTTCATACGTTCATCTCGAAGTTTGTAACGAATTTTGAAGCCGTAAACTTACATGAGAAAGTTATTCAGGATGGAGAAGTTATTTATAAAAACCCTTCTGTCTATGAAATTCGAGAATATGCACAACAAAACCTTTCTCTACTTTGGGAAGAATATAAACGATCATTAAATCCTGAAGAGTATCCTGTTGATCTTAGTCAAAAGTGTTGGGACAATAAAAGACGGAATATTGAAGAAGTGCATGAAATGGTCGAAAATTATACAAAACAATAA
- a CDS encoding LutC/YkgG family protein translates to MTGTIQNRDAFLGNIATQLGREQKAQVEKPEWKHQPQRTVLANASIDELLEVLRVQCEQIHTDIVETTKEALPAALDEVVKAYGGGPLSLWKDERFAEYGLSKLLETDWPSQQIEVNSWDTSLGEKNIELAEQANIGITFSDMTLAESGTVVLFSSPDKGRSVSLLPTHYIALIPKSTLVPRITQASDMIREKLNNGEKVPSCINFITGPSNSADIEMNLVIGVHGPVKATYIVIEDC, encoded by the coding sequence ATGACAGGAACAATTCAAAATCGTGATGCTTTTCTTGGAAATATTGCGACACAATTAGGTCGTGAGCAGAAGGCACAAGTAGAAAAGCCCGAATGGAAACATCAGCCTCAACGCACAGTGCTTGCAAACGCTTCAATTGATGAGTTACTAGAAGTATTACGTGTTCAATGTGAGCAGATCCATACAGACATCGTTGAAACAACAAAAGAGGCGCTCCCAGCTGCGCTTGATGAAGTAGTAAAAGCCTACGGTGGCGGACCGTTATCCTTATGGAAAGACGAACGTTTTGCGGAATACGGATTATCTAAGCTGCTAGAAACTGATTGGCCTTCACAACAAATTGAAGTCAATAGTTGGGACACTTCACTTGGGGAGAAGAATATTGAATTGGCCGAGCAAGCAAATATCGGCATCACCTTCAGCGACATGACACTAGCCGAGTCAGGCACCGTCGTACTATTCAGTAGCCCAGACAAAGGACGTTCCGTCAGCCTACTCCCAACACACTATATTGCCCTAATACCAAAAAGTACACTAGTCCCAAGAATCACCCAAGCATCAGACATGATTCGGGAAAAACTCAACAACGGCGAGAAAGTTCCGTCCTGCATCAACTTCATCACAGGCCCAAGCAACTCCGCCGATATTGAAATGAACTTAGTCATTGGCGTACACGGACCGGTCAAAGCGACGTATATTGTTATAGAAGATTGCTAA